One segment of Haloplanus natans DSM 17983 DNA contains the following:
- a CDS encoding outer membrane protein assembly factor BamB family protein has product MTLGWTTVAGRVRAQQPPDRLVYVTSETGELVAFSAATGERQWGFEFATNPEIVSQKGGPPLVWNGTVYLTAQGRLYAVDAATGDREWVFEGRNGGTALPTVHGGVVYLVNYVGTGTALREQGDLEARGNGYLYALDAETGEQLWRTANPMLSISCQAPLVYDGTVFVLGGTLIGGTMSAYDVGTGAKQWGRVSPYGDLQLRIPRYGPVEVDGIIYIMGAQGGILGFDPDTGERVSRAGANGTLVDTPYTPSRGKLSAYGSTLLSADGDRLDRFLPVTESEEDVPGTTQGGVYPFDTVGELEGVKSSFAVGRPALGRHPYLVVGAKRFEGDGGAEGASNARFQATSMNPAIAAPDPEWTYEQPALVNPTVAGRTAYIGGAELTALDLRDGTERWSSDAVESRIVTAPTVVATPKRGHSIDERIRHQTLNHHDMLGTRPASFRVSGGQLSAAGLAHGDEYLFPGNDIEPRMYTADEPRDDGLAYATYDRLVGQVDANGRIVVPRDALEAFRAEHGETAGLIVQIHNIGGETAEKPVEVTLGEMTFETTIPIQGFGIGSLYLFESRAATPEYVRSGSATTSAKTYFGGAARIDFPGEQLLTDDPTELTVSTPDHERTIRFEGVASNDTPEEAASPERTESSTEQSEPVDSAEQETTGASGPGLGVMTGLTAIAVGGYARSAWRTQHDEE; this is encoded by the coding sequence GTGACACTCGGCTGGACCACCGTCGCCGGACGCGTCAGGGCACAACAGCCCCCTGATAGGCTCGTCTACGTCACCTCCGAGACGGGAGAGTTAGTCGCGTTCTCCGCAGCCACCGGAGAGCGACAGTGGGGGTTCGAGTTCGCGACCAATCCCGAGATAGTATCTCAGAAGGGGGGACCGCCGCTGGTCTGGAACGGGACCGTCTATCTCACTGCCCAGGGACGATTGTACGCCGTTGATGCTGCAACCGGTGACCGAGAGTGGGTGTTCGAGGGGCGAAACGGGGGTACAGCCTTGCCGACTGTCCACGGTGGGGTCGTCTACCTCGTGAATTACGTGGGGACTGGGACCGCTCTCCGAGAACAAGGGGATCTTGAGGCCCGGGGGAATGGATACCTGTACGCGCTCGATGCCGAGACGGGCGAACAACTGTGGCGGACGGCCAACCCGATGCTCTCGATCTCGTGCCAGGCGCCGCTGGTATACGACGGTACCGTGTTTGTACTCGGGGGGACGCTGATCGGTGGGACGATGTCAGCGTACGATGTCGGGACCGGTGCGAAGCAGTGGGGGCGGGTGTCTCCGTACGGCGACCTCCAGCTCCGCATTCCACGGTACGGCCCCGTCGAAGTCGACGGGATCATCTACATCATGGGGGCACAGGGTGGGATCTTGGGATTCGACCCGGACACGGGTGAGCGTGTCAGCCGTGCGGGGGCTAATGGAACACTGGTAGACACGCCGTACACCCCCTCTCGTGGGAAGTTGTCGGCCTACGGGAGCACGCTGCTCTCCGCTGACGGGGACAGGCTGGATCGGTTCCTGCCGGTGACCGAGAGTGAGGAAGATGTTCCGGGCACGACACAGGGAGGGGTGTACCCGTTCGATACCGTCGGGGAACTGGAGGGCGTGAAGTCCTCGTTCGCCGTCGGGCGGCCGGCACTGGGACGGCATCCATATTTGGTCGTCGGGGCCAAGCGATTCGAAGGGGACGGCGGTGCGGAGGGGGCGTCCAACGCTCGGTTCCAAGCGACGTCGATGAATCCGGCGATCGCGGCCCCCGACCCCGAGTGGACGTACGAGCAACCGGCGCTCGTGAACCCGACAGTCGCGGGACGGACCGCGTACATCGGCGGCGCGGAGCTCACCGCGCTGGACCTACGAGATGGGACGGAGCGGTGGTCGTCCGACGCGGTGGAGAGTCGCATCGTCACGGCCCCGACTGTCGTGGCGACCCCGAAGCGAGGTCACAGCATCGACGAGCGGATTCGTCATCAGACACTCAACCACCACGACATGCTCGGGACACGTCCGGCCTCCTTCCGGGTGAGTGGTGGCCAACTCTCCGCCGCTGGACTCGCGCATGGGGATGAGTACCTGTTCCCGGGCAATGACATCGAACCGCGGATGTACACCGCTGACGAACCGCGGGATGACGGGTTAGCGTACGCCACGTATGACAGACTCGTCGGTCAGGTCGACGCTAACGGCCGGATCGTCGTTCCCCGGGACGCGCTGGAGGCGTTCCGAGCTGAACATGGCGAGACCGCTGGTCTCATCGTTCAGATCCACAACATTGGGGGAGAGACGGCCGAGAAGCCTGTCGAGGTGACTCTCGGAGAGATGACATTCGAAACGACGATTCCCATTCAGGGCTTTGGCATTGGGTCACTGTACTTGTTTGAGAGTCGCGCGGCGACGCCCGAATATGTCCGGTCGGGGAGTGCGACCACTTCGGCGAAGACGTATTTTGGTGGAGCGGCGCGCATCGACTTCCCTGGAGAGCAACTGCTCACTGACGATCCTACTGAGCTAACGGTCTCGACACCGGATCACGAGCGGACGATTCGATTCGAGGGTGTCGCGTCGAACGACACTCCCGAAGAGGCTGCATCCCCGGAGCGTACCGAGTCGTCGACCGAGCAATCCGAGCCAGTAGACAGCGCAGAGCAGGAGACGACTGGCGCGTCTGGACCTGGACTTGGGGTCATGACTGGACTTACTGCGATAGCAGTCGGCGGATATGCCCGCTCCGCGTGGAGAACGCAACACGACGAAGAGTAG
- a CDS encoding tyrosine-type recombinase/integrase, with product MSNEVPDIAGEANLEDRLADLLDQTTDPLEPTTPEHALELYLNDKVRGCQQATVTSHRSRLGFLVDWCEENGIDNLNDLTARDLHEFRVWRRQDLKTVSEKTQMDTLRVFIRWCESIGAVTPNLYRKVDSPDLEAGENARDTVLHAERAREILTYLEQYEYGTVDHICWLTLAETGMRLGGARALDLRDFHPDAETPHFDVRHRPESDTPIKNKSRGERRIAVSVEACKIIEDYLQHQRPDVEDEYGREPLLATSHGRVARSTIRTYIYRWSRPCVRDTECPHDRDPDKCEAATDRDSVAQCPSSVTPHPIRRGYITQLLRTGVPVETVSERCNVSPAIIDQHYDVRSEEDKMRQRQQVLDDVQGGDTGYT from the coding sequence ATGAGTAACGAGGTCCCCGATATCGCGGGGGAGGCAAATCTCGAAGACCGCCTCGCAGACCTGCTGGATCAGACCACCGACCCACTCGAACCAACCACGCCCGAACACGCGCTCGAACTCTATCTAAACGACAAGGTCCGAGGCTGCCAGCAAGCGACAGTCACCTCTCATCGGTCGCGGCTCGGATTCTTGGTCGACTGGTGTGAGGAAAACGGCATCGACAATCTCAACGACCTCACTGCCCGTGATCTCCACGAATTTCGCGTGTGGCGTCGGCAAGATTTGAAGACTGTCAGCGAAAAGACCCAGATGGACACACTTCGCGTGTTCATCCGCTGGTGTGAGAGCATCGGTGCAGTGACTCCCAACCTCTATCGCAAGGTCGACTCACCGGACCTCGAAGCCGGCGAGAACGCCCGCGATACTGTGCTCCACGCGGAGCGGGCCCGAGAGATACTGACGTACTTAGAGCAGTACGAGTATGGCACCGTCGACCACATCTGCTGGCTCACCCTTGCCGAGACGGGGATGCGACTCGGTGGTGCGCGAGCGCTCGACCTCAGAGACTTCCATCCAGACGCTGAGACGCCCCACTTCGACGTTCGGCACCGACCGGAGTCCGATACTCCAATCAAGAACAAATCCCGTGGCGAGCGGCGAATCGCCGTCTCGGTGGAAGCCTGCAAGATTATCGAGGACTATTTGCAGCACCAACGGCCGGACGTGGAAGACGAGTACGGGCGGGAGCCGCTCCTCGCGACATCACACGGTCGCGTCGCCCGCTCAACGATACGAACGTACATCTACCGGTGGTCACGGCCCTGTGTCCGTGATACTGAGTGTCCACACGACCGTGACCCGGACAAGTGTGAAGCGGCCACCGACCGCGACAGCGTCGCACAGTGCCCGTCGAGCGTCACACCCCACCCGATTCGGCGGGGGTACATTACGCAACTCCTCCGTACCGGCGTCCCAGTCGAGACCGTAAGCGAGCGGTGTAATGTCTCGCCGGCGATTATCGACCAGCACTACGACGTCCGATCCGAGGAGGACAAAATGCGCCAGCGCCAGCAAGTTCTCGACGACGTGCAGGGAGGCGACACTGGGTATACGTGA
- a CDS encoding tyrosine-type recombinase/integrase, with amino-acid sequence MNLEPIEPEKAVELYLAERETQYADATVRSHRSRLGHLVRWCEENDIDNLNDLTGRRLHEYRIWRRNEGDLSVASEKTQMDTVRVFTRWLASIDGVPPELHQKVQSPSVSAEQNTRHVMLESEDAEAVLDHLEKYEYASRRHVTLSLLWHTMMRRGGARSLDVEDYQREEQCLSVVSRPETGTRIKNGKNGERLIALSDRMCALLDDWIQNKRPDVTDEYGREPLLATAQGRVSKTTIARACYQYTQPCRYDEPCPHDRDPETCDAVQHGHASKCPSSVSPHAIRRGSITYSLNQDVPETAVGDRANVSQEVLDQHYDRRTDREKMELRRQYLDDL; translated from the coding sequence ATGAATTTGGAACCAATCGAACCCGAGAAAGCAGTCGAACTGTACCTCGCAGAGAGAGAAACCCAGTACGCGGACGCGACAGTCCGCTCGCATCGGTCGCGACTCGGCCACCTAGTCCGCTGGTGCGAGGAGAACGACATCGACAACCTGAACGACCTCACCGGTCGGCGGCTTCACGAGTACCGCATCTGGCGACGGAACGAGGGCGACCTCTCCGTGGCGAGCGAGAAGACCCAGATGGACACCGTGCGCGTCTTCACGCGGTGGCTGGCGTCCATCGACGGTGTTCCGCCCGAACTGCATCAAAAGGTCCAGTCACCGAGTGTCTCGGCGGAGCAGAACACTCGGCACGTCATGCTCGAAAGTGAGGACGCCGAGGCGGTGCTCGACCATCTGGAGAAGTACGAGTACGCCTCCCGCCGGCACGTCACGCTCTCGCTTCTTTGGCACACGATGATGCGTCGTGGCGGTGCGCGGTCCCTCGACGTCGAGGATTACCAGCGAGAGGAGCAGTGCCTGTCGGTCGTCAGTCGCCCGGAGACGGGGACCCGAATCAAGAATGGCAAGAACGGCGAGCGGCTGATTGCGCTTTCGGATCGGATGTGTGCGCTCCTCGACGACTGGATTCAGAACAAGCGTCCGGACGTGACCGATGAGTACGGGCGCGAACCGCTGCTGGCGACTGCACAGGGACGCGTTTCGAAAACCACGATTGCGCGGGCTTGCTATCAATACACGCAGCCGTGCAGGTACGACGAACCGTGCCCGCACGACCGTGATCCAGAAACGTGTGACGCAGTCCAGCACGGGCACGCATCGAAGTGTCCGTCGAGCGTCAGCCCGCACGCGATTCGGCGGGGAAGTATCACCTACTCCCTGAACCAAGACGTACCCGAGACCGCCGTGGGCGACAGGGCAAACGTCAGTCAAGAGGTCCTCGACCAGCACTACGACAGGCGCACCGACCGCGAAAAGATGGAACTCCGCCGGCAGTATCTCGACGACCTCTAA